The genomic DNA AGGCAAAAAACAGAGGAGCGGCGATTGAAGATTTACGCCAATAGCTTTTAAAATTTGACAATTGTTGTTGATTGAGATGGTTTATGCTATTTTTGTTTGCGGTGATATTTTTTTTAACCTCCCTTTATGAAAAAAATAGGATTTATTTTGACGCTTTTGACTCTTTTTTTAGTCGCAGGTTGTGGTTCGGGAGGAACTCCCGGGATGTTGGTTGGGGTTGTTCAAGATGAAAATGGGAATTTATTAGAGGGAGTGCGAATGGTTTTTGAAAGCGAAGAAGAATATCGCGTGATTTTTTCAACGGTTGAAGGGATTTATGAAATTGAAAACTTGATTGAAGGGACTTATGCGTTAACGTTGGATCGTGATGGTTGTTCAACTTA from Candidatus Gracilibacteria bacterium includes the following:
- a CDS encoding carboxypeptidase-like regulatory domain-containing protein, which produces MKKIGFILTLLTLFLVAGCGSGGTPGMLVGVVQDENGNLLEGVRMVFESEEEYRVIFSTVEGIYEIENLIEGTYALTLDRDGCSTYTDEYKVGSKGETVNFSMSCPSLAVADGF